The nucleotide sequence CATGTTTAAAGGTGCTTTTATAACAGTTACAGGGGTGAAAATTTCTCCAGATCTAGGTTTGGCATCCGTATATTTAAGTTTTTTGATGGAAAAAGACCGTCAAGCACTGCTCGATCATATCACCTCACAAACTAAACAGATCAGACTTTTGTTGGGAAATAGGATAGGTAAACAGGCACGTATTATACCTGAACTACGTTTCCACTACGACGACTCTGCAGAGTATGCGGCAAGGATGGATGAGCTTTTCTCAAAAATCGATATTCCGCCGGCAACTGAAGATGACGACGATGAAAAACAAAAAGAATAGCAATACATTAACAATCTCGGAGGAATAATAGGTTGAGAACAATCTTTCTGATAGCAAGAAGGTACTTCCTTTCTAAAAAGAAAAAAAGCTTCATAAACGTCATATCTATGATGTCTATGGCAGGCGTGGCTTTTGGCACAATGGCCCTTGTTATTGTGCTGTCCGTTTTTAATGGAATGGAAGACCTTATCCGAACACTTTACAATACTTTTGATCCTGAGATCAAAGTGTCCGCTGCTCAAAGTAAGTCCTTGACCTATGACGATGCCTTAAAAGATAAGGTATATGCTGTTTCAGGTATAGAAATGGTGACCGAAGCCATTGAAGACAATGCTTTAGTAGAGTACCGCGACGATAGAAGGGTGGTTAAAATCAAAGGCGTTTCTGAAAATTTCCTTGACCAGCAGCGGCTTAACTCAGCCATTGTGGCAGGTGAGTATGCTTTCCACAGGAACAATATGGACTATGCCATTATTGGTAGAGGTGTGCAATATAGTTTGAACATTAGCATCAACAACGACCTTAGCCCATTGAAGATCAGTTATCCTAATCATAGGAAACTGCTTCAGGTTACTTCGCCTAATATCTTGAACAGAAATATTATACCAGCAGGCGCTGTGTTTGCCATCGAAAAGCAGTATGATGACAATTACATTTTTGTGCCTTTGCATTTTGCCCAGGAGCTAATGAACTATGGAGACCGCCGGACTTCATTGGAGATCAAAACAAAAGAAGGATATAAGATCAATAAAGTGCGGGATGAGCTTAGAAAAGTGTTGGGAGGCGAGTTTCTTGTTCAAAACAGCGACGAGCAACATGCTAGTCTGCTCAGGGCTATCAAGATAGAGAAGTTGTTTGTGTTCATAACATTCTCAGTTATTCTGGCCATTGCTTCTCTTAATATCTTTTTCTCCCTGACCATGTTGGCCATAGACAAGAAAAAAGATGTGGCAATGATGTTCTCTATGGGGGCAACACCTGGCTTTATCAGGAAGATATTTATGACAGAGGGTATCATCATCGCTTTCTCAGGCGCAATTATAGGTTTGATGCTTGGCTTTTTGATTTGTCTCGCACAACAAGAATTGGGCTTGATCTCAATGGGTATGGAAACCTCTCTTATTGACGCATATCCTGTAAAAATGGAGGCTGGCGATTTTGTTTTCTCAGGTCTGGTAATATTCGCTATCACTATTCTTATTTCTTATAGGCCAGCAGTAAAAGCCTCAAGGGTAACAATTCAGGATAACCTGTAAGTATAGTTTATCTTTAAAGGTTAAAGGCAGGAGAAGTATAAAGTTTTCATACTTTGTAAGTAACTTATATTCTATTTATTTTTGTCAGTTGTTGTTTTGATCAGGAGGTGTTCTTAAACCTGGATTATGCAATAGAAAGTTCTAATGCATATTTCAGGTTAAACTTCACACATAAACCCATACCCAAAATATAAAAACTTGTGCTGCGTTAAGCATAAAGGATATCATGCAAAAAGCTAGTTATAAAGAATTTGTTGTTAAGAACAAGGCCGTTCTGTATTTGGCTCTGATGGCCTTTGTGTTGATGTTTGGTAATCAATGGGTGAGTTATTGGGATCAAGACGAGGCCGCTTATGCTGGTTTTGCCAAAGGTATGGTAGAGTCTGGCAATTGGCTAATGCCAGATTTTATATGGTCTGATGTTCACCGCAAGCCACCACTTCATTTCTGGAATATTGCTATAAGCTATAAGATCTTCGGGATAAATGAATTTGCCACCCGTTTGCCTGCTGCCTTATCTATTTTGCTCACTTTAGCCGTTACCTATTTTATGGGGAGGAGGCTGTTTGGAGAGAAAGAGAGTTTTTTGGGCATGGTAGTATTAAGTACTTCTTTTTTGGTTGTGGCTTTGGCAAAAGTATCTGTTACGGATGCAACGCTGCTGTTTTTTACTACCCTGTGCGCTTTTTCCATGCTTTATGTATTGGTATATAAAGAAATGAAATGGGTGTTCTTGTTTTGGGCATCTTTTGCGTTGGCGCTTTTGGTAAAAGGCCCTCCAGTCATATTGTTTTCAGGTGTTTTTGCTGCGATACTTTTTTTGTTTCACCCGCAAAGAACCAACCTTTTTCGGTTACATCCTTGGTTTTTCTTACCATTGGCTGCCTTGCCGCTTTATTTTTGGGGATATTTATGTTATCAAAGTCAAGAGGGGAAAGAGTTCATTACATGGATGGTTGACTGGTATATTTTAAAACGTGTAGGTGGCAGTGTTTTTGGCCAAACAGGCCCTCCTGGCACTCACCTTTTAGGGATCATGCTTTTCTTTTTGCCCTATTTCATGTTTTTCCCAGCTGCGGTAATCAATAGCGTCAAAAACCTTTTTGGCAAGGTAAAAGACAGTAATTTCCTTTTAGGGGTTTGGTTTATTGCTGGTTGGTTTATTTTTGAGCTTACCCCTAGTAAACTGCCAGCATATGTGGTAGCAGCCCACGTACCTATGGCTTTGACCATTGGAACTTTGCTGGTGAGACGGCCATTGGCTTCTAACAATGGCTTGTCCTGGGCGCATTTGATACTAAACAGCATTATTTTTGTCGCATTATTGACGGCTCCATTTGTTCTTGACTTGCCTTGGCTTACAAAGATCGTATTTGGCATAAGTGGACTGGGTTTTATTATGTTGTTTGTATATAACTTTGCCAGAAGGAACAAGGAAGGGTTTGTTCGTAGGCTATTGGTCGGGAATGTGACTTTTATAGGAGTATTGTCTTTGGTTTTGTTGCCTGTAGCAGATAAGCTTAAAAATAGCTCATTGAGAATCGCACAACATATTGAATCGGTAGCTCCCGAAAATAGCCGTATTATTATAGCCAATAATTATTCTAACCCACCTAGCTTACCATTTTATTTATTACAGAGGTTTCAGCATGTAGAAGAAGAATATGATGCTTCTGTATTATTAAAGGAATATGAAAGCGCTGGAGAAAATGTATTTATACTTACCAGGGATCTTAAAGATGTTTTCTTGAAGCATCATCCAGAACTTCAATTCGTAGAGTTCAAGCCGTTTTTCACTGACCGTGTTCCTCAGGAAAGCTATTTTATATTAGCAAGTAAGAGATAAAAAATAAAAATAACCCGGGAGGTGCTATACCATTGCCGGGTTTAGTTTCTAAACATCTTTTGCGCTTCTTTTTCTTCTTTAAAAAAATAATTCCCCCACCATCCAAACCAAAAAATGGCAGGAAAGATGGCCCACCAATTTAGAAAATTTATTACCCAGACAACTGGGACAAGGAAAAAAAGCATGTTCCAAGATGGACCGAACAGATAAAACAGACCCAAAACGGCAACTAAACCTATACTTAACACTAAAACTTCTCCTATGCTATCCATAATGTAAGCTTAACTGGAAATGTGTAGTATGTGTTTAATTTTTTTATAGCAATATGTTTTAAGCATAATCCGGGTTTAAAGCTTTAAAGCCTTAGATTAATGGATTGGTTAATAGGTGACTTTATAATTAAGATTGCTGGTAAACCCCTAGGCCGGTTAAACTTTTTTTAGCTTTTTCTATTACTTTTTAATAGGTAAATATTTTTCAACATAAATGCGTTCTCATGAATATACGATTACACTATTCAGTAGCAGTGGCATTTTTTATGGCCATTAGCATAAGTTATTCTTATGCACAAAACGGTGAAGAGCCAAAGATTATTAATGTTGGCTTTCCAGGAATTGATGAAGTCATTTGTCTGTCAGAGGAAAAACCCGAAGAGTTTCAGTTTGAGACCGAAGGTGACTTTCCTGAAGATGTAGTTTTTACGCTTCGGGCAGTTTTTTTAGGGTTGGACGGTTTTGTGGAACTTGGGCAAGTTGCAGGAAAAGAGGCAACCTCTATTCCTGTTTCATGGACAGAGCAGTCAATTAGGAGCGAAAACGCACTTTTTTACGTTGTTGCACAAGTGTTGGATCCTGAGCAAACAATTGCCGCTGGGGAATATCTATACTTTGATTTGGTAACGGAGGTAGACCCTTCCATTACGCTTAACCGTGACGGAGAAGTGGTGGTACGCAAAGGTCAGACTATCCCTGTAAGCGTTAGTCGTCAACCTGGCGTTGATGGTAATTATTTCAATCTGGTTCATGAAGAAACCGGAAATAGTGTTTCGGGTTGGCAATTGGCAGAAGGTACTGCGACATTTCGTTTAGAAGATCCAGAGCCGGGAACTTACAACCTGTATGGTCGTGGTGTAGGAGAAAATACAGGTCAGGTATGTCAAGACAGCGTCGAAACCGATGGTAGCTTTATGATTAGCAGAGCCCCTGCGGAAATTACCAACCTGCATATTCCGGGCTTGGAAGACAACACCATTTGCTTTGACCCTGAAAAGGATTATGAAGTACAGTTTGACGTAGAAGGAGAGCTTCCGGAAGACGCCCAACTACGGGTTGATTTTAGTGGTGTTACCTATGGAGGAACTGCAATAGTAGGAAACGCTGAGGCTGAAGAAGGGATCAGCTCTATAGATATTTCTTTCCCTGAAAATATGGTTGGAGCTGCGGAGTATGCTGTGAATGTAAGGTATACCTTTAGTAATGAGCATGGTGACCATACAGTGGTTAGTGATGGCCTATTGTTTGACCTAATTACACCGATAGATCTTGACGATATTGGAATGTCGCCAGAAGGGCTGACGGAAATAGAAAGTGACGAAGTAGTGGAAGGGGTTATCTTTCTAAACAGTAACGATGGATATTTTTTCAATTTGGTTCATGAAGAAACAGAGGAAAGTGCCACAGATGGATGGGTGCGTATGTTTGATACACCTTTACAGTTTAGGTTAGAAGGGCCGGCAGAAGGAACTTATCGACTTTATGTGATGGGTGCATCAGGTGATACAAGTGTGGTTTGCGAAGACAGTGTCCGTTCTGATGCTTATTTCATTATTGAGCATGCCATTGAAGAAGAACCACAAATTATCAATGTGAACATACCGGGTGTGGAAGATATATTATGTCGGGATGACGCACCGGACTATATAGAGTTTGAGACTTTAGGGGACTTTCCCGAAGGGACAACCTTTAGGGCTTTTATGGTTACAGAAGAAAGAACAATTCCACTTGGGCATCCTGCTGAACTGAATGCCAATAGGATAAATGTTCCTTTTTGGCCTACCAGGCCAAACGAGGATGTAGAAATATTTATATCAGCTACTAACGGTGATTTAGAAGTAGAAAGTGAAAGGTTAATGATTACATATTTTTCCGCTACTGAGGAAACAGTCGACTACCAAGTAAGGAACAGAGGGGGAGATGTGATTGAACCTGTAAATGGACAATACTTTTTATGTGAGGGAGAACGCTTTACGCTATATCTGCACAGTATAAAGGGGGCAACTTACCGTTGGTATAGGAACGGGGAGCATTTAAGGGACATTGGCGAACGGGTACATGCCATCAGCGTTGACCAGTCTGGTGTGTATACCTTAAAGATCATTCTCGAGCATTGTCCTGATATAGTTAAAGAACGCAATCTTGTGTTTGTAGAGCCTCTTGATAATGTAGAAATCACAGCCGTAGGAAATGTGCTTAAAGCTCCTGAAGCTTTAAATTACCAATGGTTTAGAGATGGTGAGCCATTGGAAGGTGAAACAGAAAGAACTCATACCGCCGAAGTAGAAGGCTCTTATACTGTAGAGCTGATCACACAAGGTGGATGTGAAGCTACCTCAGAGCCTTACCGATACACGGTAACTAGTGTGGGCAATGCCTTGGCCGGTGGAAAGGTAAGCGCATACCCTAACCCGGTAAGTGATCGCCTGCATATAGAAGCTGACATTTCGGAAGAAGCATTGATTACAGTAACAGGCATGGAAGGTCAGGTGGTTCACTCAGAGACCATTATTGGCAGTACTAATATTGAACTGGATGTAAGTCTGTTGAGTGCTGGGGTTTATCTGGTGAATATTACCAGTTCCGGCGAGTCATATACTTTTAAAATTATTAAACAGTAAACAATAACAATTATATTTATTGCAAACGCACAGTCTCTAACGGCTGTGCGTTTTTTTTGAAGCAAAATATTAACCTTGCTCTATCAAAAACTGCCACATCTGTATTTCTTAAGGGATGTACCCCTCCTTTTTTTCTACTTTTTAATAGCTGTACTTGGTTTTACGAATTGATTATTAATGTATTAATATAAATAACAAAGTTGTTGTTTTTCAGTTGGAGTTTTAGTTAGGCTAGCTCACGTCTAACTTTCGCTGATATAAGAATCACGTAGCATGCTTCCCAGGCAACTGGTCTTTTCTATTTACTTTCTAAGACTTACAACATTTAAAAATTTACTCTTATGAAGAAACTTATACAAGTGCCCAGTAAAATCTTGAAGGCTGTATTGCTTTCGTGTATGCTTTTGCTGCCATTTTTTGTTACGGCTCAATCAATCGTGAATGTCAGGATTCCTGATGTAGACAAAGTTATTTGCCTCATAGATCATGATGATCTTCATATTGAGTTCGATTTGGAGGGAGACTTTCCAGAAGATGTAGAATTTACAGTAGAGCTGTTTCCCGTTCAGATGCAGTCTGTAACTTTGGGCGAAAGCCAAGGAACAGAAAACCTTTCTATCCCACTAACATTTCCGGAGGATATAGTTTACAACAATGCGCGAATCAGGGTGTCAACACAAATTGATGGTAGTCTTGTTGCCAGTGATTTCATACATCATGATATTATCCCTGAAATTAATACAAATACAGGGTTAAACCCAGATGCAAAAACCATTGCTCCTGGAGAAACGCTTACCGGTACTATACCTACTTATAGAGATAATATGAACCCCTCACAGCGGTTTATGCAGTATAAGATCGTTCATATCGAAACAGAGACCAGTGTGTCGGATTGGATGACTATAGATAATGTCCGTTTACCTTTTGAAATACCCGATGCCCAAGAAGGGACTTATCAGTTATTTGCCCGTGCCCGTGCCTCAGATGGAACTTTATGTCAGGACAGTATGCAGGTAGATGGTCAATTTGTACTTGACCACGCTGATATTGACCCAAGGTTAAAAATCATAAACGTGAATATAGAAGGAGCTGAAGATAATGTACTATGCCTGTCAGATCACCCAGATCCTGTCATGACATTTGATATAGAAGGAGATTTTCCGGATAGTACAATATTTGTGGCATATATTGGTACGCTAAGTATGCCATATGAAATAGGAAGGGTAGAAGGGACTGACAACCTCACTACCCCAGTATCTTTTTTGGACAATTACGTGTTTAGAAATGAAGCTATTTATATAGAAGCGCATGTAGGAAACGAACGGATACAAAGCTTCCCTAAACGCATGCACATTTTTCCTGAAATAAATACATCAACAGGTTTAAGTGGCCCTTCAGAAATTTTGCCGGGTGAGAGACTTACCGCTCTTATACCTGAGTATACAGCTTCTCAAAATCCTTCTCAGATTTTCATGGAATATCTGGTGGTGCATTTAGAGACAGAAACTAGTGCCACTGAATGGTTGCGTATGCATGACACACCTAGGTTTATATATATCGATGACCCTGAAGAAGGTACTTATCAGCTTTTCGCAAGGGCTAGAACTTATGACGGGACTACCACTTGCCAAGATAGCGTGAAGCTAGACGGTAGTTTTACGGTATCATATTCAGAGCCTGCAAATATTTATAACCTTAACTTATCAGGGCTAGATGATGGTGTGTTGTGCTATACCCCAGGGGAGGAGTTAGAATTAAGTTTTGATTATCAAGGGGTATTAGATGATGAAACCATTTTAACCATTGAGTTTCTAGGACAAACATTTGGGGGCCATGAGGTTTTGGCCACAATCCCTGTAGAAGAAGCTGGTATGGGAACGGTTGTGCCTGTCACTTTACCTGAAAACCTACCAACTGCGGCAAGTTATTCTATAGTTATTACCTATCCTGACCCTGAAAGCGCTGGGCTAGTTACGGGCGCTTCTTTACCTTTAGATGTTGTAACTCCTGTGGCGGCTGATAAAGAAATTTTTCCGGATGGAGAAATTAATATTGAGCCAGGAGAAACGATTGAGTTTATGATTCCTCAGAATTACAGCTATGGAACTTTTTACAAAATTGTACATATCGAAAATGAGGAAAGTGTAACAGATTGGATGTTTATGTCTGATACACCTATGCAGTTTACTCTCAGCGATCTTGACGAAGGAACCTATAGGCTTTATGCCAGAGGTTCAAATAGAGACATGGATGTTATTTGTGAGGATAGCGTACAGACAAATGGGTTATTCATTATTAAACACACTATTGAAGAAGAACCGCAAATAGTTAACG is from Cytophagaceae bacterium ABcell3 and encodes:
- the rbfA gene encoding 30S ribosome-binding factor RbfA; the encoded protein is MDSKRQQRFSKLIQKELSEIFQKDAKSMFKGAFITVTGVKISPDLGLASVYLSFLMEKDRQALLDHITSQTKQIRLLLGNRIGKQARIIPELRFHYDDSAEYAARMDELFSKIDIPPATEDDDDEKQKE
- a CDS encoding FtsX-like permease family protein, coding for MRTIFLIARRYFLSKKKKSFINVISMMSMAGVAFGTMALVIVLSVFNGMEDLIRTLYNTFDPEIKVSAAQSKSLTYDDALKDKVYAVSGIEMVTEAIEDNALVEYRDDRRVVKIKGVSENFLDQQRLNSAIVAGEYAFHRNNMDYAIIGRGVQYSLNISINNDLSPLKISYPNHRKLLQVTSPNILNRNIIPAGAVFAIEKQYDDNYIFVPLHFAQELMNYGDRRTSLEIKTKEGYKINKVRDELRKVLGGEFLVQNSDEQHASLLRAIKIEKLFVFITFSVILAIASLNIFFSLTMLAIDKKKDVAMMFSMGATPGFIRKIFMTEGIIIAFSGAIIGLMLGFLICLAQQELGLISMGMETSLIDAYPVKMEAGDFVFSGLVIFAITILISYRPAVKASRVTIQDNL
- a CDS encoding glycosyltransferase family 39 protein translates to MQKASYKEFVVKNKAVLYLALMAFVLMFGNQWVSYWDQDEAAYAGFAKGMVESGNWLMPDFIWSDVHRKPPLHFWNIAISYKIFGINEFATRLPAALSILLTLAVTYFMGRRLFGEKESFLGMVVLSTSFLVVALAKVSVTDATLLFFTTLCAFSMLYVLVYKEMKWVFLFWASFALALLVKGPPVILFSGVFAAILFLFHPQRTNLFRLHPWFFLPLAALPLYFWGYLCYQSQEGKEFITWMVDWYILKRVGGSVFGQTGPPGTHLLGIMLFFLPYFMFFPAAVINSVKNLFGKVKDSNFLLGVWFIAGWFIFELTPSKLPAYVVAAHVPMALTIGTLLVRRPLASNNGLSWAHLILNSIIFVALLTAPFVLDLPWLTKIVFGISGLGFIMLFVYNFARRNKEGFVRRLLVGNVTFIGVLSLVLLPVADKLKNSSLRIAQHIESVAPENSRIIIANNYSNPPSLPFYLLQRFQHVEEEYDASVLLKEYESAGENVFILTRDLKDVFLKHHPELQFVEFKPFFTDRVPQESYFILASKR
- a CDS encoding T9SS type A sorting domain-containing protein produces the protein MNIRLHYSVAVAFFMAISISYSYAQNGEEPKIINVGFPGIDEVICLSEEKPEEFQFETEGDFPEDVVFTLRAVFLGLDGFVELGQVAGKEATSIPVSWTEQSIRSENALFYVVAQVLDPEQTIAAGEYLYFDLVTEVDPSITLNRDGEVVVRKGQTIPVSVSRQPGVDGNYFNLVHEETGNSVSGWQLAEGTATFRLEDPEPGTYNLYGRGVGENTGQVCQDSVETDGSFMISRAPAEITNLHIPGLEDNTICFDPEKDYEVQFDVEGELPEDAQLRVDFSGVTYGGTAIVGNAEAEEGISSIDISFPENMVGAAEYAVNVRYTFSNEHGDHTVVSDGLLFDLITPIDLDDIGMSPEGLTEIESDEVVEGVIFLNSNDGYFFNLVHEETEESATDGWVRMFDTPLQFRLEGPAEGTYRLYVMGASGDTSVVCEDSVRSDAYFIIEHAIEEEPQIINVNIPGVEDILCRDDAPDYIEFETLGDFPEGTTFRAFMVTEERTIPLGHPAELNANRINVPFWPTRPNEDVEIFISATNGDLEVESERLMITYFSATEETVDYQVRNRGGDVIEPVNGQYFLCEGERFTLYLHSIKGATYRWYRNGEHLRDIGERVHAISVDQSGVYTLKIILEHCPDIVKERNLVFVEPLDNVEITAVGNVLKAPEALNYQWFRDGEPLEGETERTHTAEVEGSYTVELITQGGCEATSEPYRYTVTSVGNALAGGKVSAYPNPVSDRLHIEADISEEALITVTGMEGQVVHSETIIGSTNIELDVSLLSAGVYLVNITSSGESYTFKIIKQ
- a CDS encoding T9SS type A sorting domain-containing protein, whose protein sequence is MKKLIQVPSKILKAVLLSCMLLLPFFVTAQSIVNVRIPDVDKVICLIDHDDLHIEFDLEGDFPEDVEFTVELFPVQMQSVTLGESQGTENLSIPLTFPEDIVYNNARIRVSTQIDGSLVASDFIHHDIIPEINTNTGLNPDAKTIAPGETLTGTIPTYRDNMNPSQRFMQYKIVHIETETSVSDWMTIDNVRLPFEIPDAQEGTYQLFARARASDGTLCQDSMQVDGQFVLDHADIDPRLKIINVNIEGAEDNVLCLSDHPDPVMTFDIEGDFPDSTIFVAYIGTLSMPYEIGRVEGTDNLTTPVSFLDNYVFRNEAIYIEAHVGNERIQSFPKRMHIFPEINTSTGLSGPSEILPGERLTALIPEYTASQNPSQIFMEYLVVHLETETSATEWLRMHDTPRFIYIDDPEEGTYQLFARARTYDGTTTCQDSVKLDGSFTVSYSEPANIYNLNLSGLDDGVLCYTPGEELELSFDYQGVLDDETILTIEFLGQTFGGHEVLATIPVEEAGMGTVVPVTLPENLPTAASYSIVITYPDPESAGLVTGASLPLDVVTPVAADKEIFPDGEINIEPGETIEFMIPQNYSYGTFYKIVHIENEESVTDWMFMSDTPMQFTLSDLDEGTYRLYARGSNRDMDVICEDSVQTNGLFIIKHTIEEEPQIVNVNIPGVEDILCRDDAPDYIEFETLGDFPEGTTFRAFMVTEERTIPLGHPAELNDNRINVPFWPTRPNEDVEIFISATNGDLEVESERLMITYFSATEETVDYQVRNREGDMIEPVNGQYFLCEGERFTLYLHSIKGATYRWYRNGEHLRDIGERVHAISAAQTGVYTLEIILEHCPDIVKVRDLVFVAPLDNVEITAVGNVLKAPEALDYQWFRDGELLEGETNRKLTVEVEGEYTVQLISQGNCEATSNPYQYTITNVANALTNGEVKAFPNPVVDRLSIEADVTGEALVTITGIEGRVVYTETIYSGKSDLHVSQLPPGVYIVNIANEEKSYTTKIIKK